Proteins from one Labrenzia sp. CE80 genomic window:
- a CDS encoding fused response regulator/phosphatase — protein MVGTALTSSDFRDLGPAPGSGLLELGALANARILLIDDSRFARKTINAILANHGFTNVKLATDGAEGLHIALEWQPEVIITDLFMPVKTGFDLCRELREESAFQETPIIVQTSSDTPALRGDVFEAGASDLINKPINARELLSRIRVHLERLRLIESLKSYRHQMREELNSAKAMQMELLPADQTIHEMEQEFPVKFAWHSQPCQGLAGDIWGAERLDDCRIRIWNADFTGHGVKSALNTFRLNTFLRTSLKDDRRGPGDWLATVNDFLCEVLPVGQFATMLCCDIDFRENTIDLASAGAPQPILERDGRNEVATIGGIPLGISEGVVFDQIRLPFPVGSCLFAYSDALTETPSAEDPLYDMGPLVGRLDELTDIKLSKRPVALVGDLAAVAPEGLDDDLTLVFLEHVKVKGGRDDQENSGQTHLVNEKTDGPAPSTVISQETFVIRTMQDAEELTKRLAAQYPEPDAVSTGIWELLANAIEHGNLAIRHDEKTELLLANELDGEIELRLSLPAFRDRRVRVELEKSDSQIKLKIADEGEGFDFQTYLDGEARLDAPNGRGIAIAQKLSFDGLIYRGKGNIVEAIVELSKVEPIDPV, from the coding sequence ATGGTCGGAACGGCTCTGACAAGCTCTGACTTTAGAGACCTTGGCCCTGCACCGGGAAGCGGCCTTCTGGAGCTGGGGGCGCTGGCCAACGCACGTATTTTGTTGATTGACGACAGTCGCTTTGCCCGCAAGACCATCAACGCCATCCTGGCCAATCACGGATTTACCAACGTCAAGTTGGCAACTGACGGTGCCGAAGGACTTCATATTGCACTAGAGTGGCAGCCCGAGGTCATTATTACTGACCTTTTCATGCCTGTGAAAACGGGCTTCGACCTTTGCCGGGAGCTGCGCGAGGAGAGTGCATTTCAGGAAACGCCGATCATTGTTCAGACGTCGTCCGACACTCCGGCACTGCGCGGCGATGTCTTTGAAGCTGGCGCTTCCGATCTGATCAACAAGCCAATCAATGCGCGCGAACTTCTTAGTCGCATACGCGTGCATCTGGAACGTCTCCGCCTGATTGAAAGCCTCAAGTCCTATCGCCATCAGATGCGCGAGGAACTGAACTCGGCCAAGGCGATGCAAATGGAGCTTCTGCCGGCTGACCAAACGATCCATGAGATGGAGCAGGAATTTCCAGTAAAGTTTGCCTGGCATAGCCAGCCTTGCCAGGGCCTTGCAGGCGATATCTGGGGGGCTGAGAGGCTCGATGATTGCCGCATCAGAATATGGAATGCGGACTTCACGGGCCATGGTGTAAAATCGGCACTGAATACTTTCCGGCTCAACACATTTTTGCGGACGTCTTTGAAGGATGATCGTCGGGGTCCTGGTGATTGGCTTGCAACCGTCAATGACTTTCTGTGTGAGGTGCTTCCCGTCGGTCAGTTCGCCACCATGCTGTGCTGTGATATCGATTTTCGCGAAAATACGATCGATCTGGCGTCGGCAGGAGCACCACAGCCAATCCTTGAAAGGGATGGGCGCAATGAAGTGGCAACCATCGGTGGGATACCTTTGGGTATCTCTGAGGGTGTCGTTTTCGACCAAATCCGGCTGCCATTTCCCGTTGGAAGTTGCCTGTTTGCCTACAGTGACGCCCTGACCGAAACACCTTCGGCTGAGGACCCGCTTTACGACATGGGGCCCCTGGTCGGCCGGCTTGACGAGCTCACCGACATCAAGTTGTCAAAGCGCCCTGTTGCGCTTGTCGGCGATCTTGCTGCCGTGGCGCCGGAGGGGCTGGACGACGATCTGACTTTGGTCTTCTTGGAGCATGTGAAGGTCAAGGGTGGACGCGATGACCAGGAGAACTCTGGCCAGACCCACCTCGTCAATGAAAAGACTGACGGGCCGGCACCAAGCACTGTGATTTCCCAAGAGACGTTTGTTATTCGGACCATGCAGGATGCCGAAGAACTCACCAAGAGACTGGCTGCGCAATATCCGGAACCGGATGCGGTCAGCACAGGAATATGGGAGTTGTTAGCCAATGCGATTGAACACGGGAATCTGGCCATACGCCATGACGAAAAGACAGAACTGCTGCTGGCAAATGAGCTGGACGGTGAAATCGAGTTGAGGCTTTCGCTGCCGGCCTTTCGCGACCGCCGGGTTCGGGTCGAACTCGAGAAATCCGACAGCCAGATCAAACTCAAGATTGCCGACGAAGGCGAAGGTTTTGACTTTCAGACTTATCTTGACGGCGAGGCTCGACTGGACGCGCCCAATGGCCGAGGCATCGCGATTGCGCAGAAGCTGTCATTCGACGGCCTTATCTATCGTGGAAAGGGCAACATCGTCGAAGCGATTGTTGAGCTGTCAAAGGTTGAGCCGATTGATCCCGTCTAG
- a CDS encoding sulfatase-like hydrolase/transferase produces the protein MTRTRPNILLITADQWRGDCLGAAGHSSVKTPALDELATHGAFFENHYAATAPCSPARASLYTGLYQMNHRVIWNGAPLDDRFDNIARAARRAGYRPSLFGYTDTSPDPRTLARADPDLQSYEGTLPGFEVQQSLPEDDKPWLSWLASRGYDRRSLDTIHHVEPEAGEKISLAPTRYRANETQTAFLTEAFLNWHDEQEPQEAWFAHVSFLRPHPPICVPEPYNTMYDPEDDASFAGSASADLEAAVHPLAAALQASQKLSHFPGAKGLARDLSQRDLRRLRALYFGMISEVDAQIGRILEQLKASGDFENTLIIFTSDHAEMMGDHCMLGKGGFFRESYHIPLIIKPPAVQQAIRVTSFTSAVDIFPTLLELLDIEPNHAPDGASLFPLVEGNATDQWRSAAIWEYDYRWLATIPDGLTVSSDGRDRSLISRYDGTWQYVHFEALPALLLKPNETQSTTNFADQAGTLSVQMEAMSDLLRLRMRHNEETLARKLVWDFYPAEF, from the coding sequence ATGACGCGCACCCGTCCCAACATTCTTCTCATCACGGCAGATCAATGGCGGGGCGACTGCCTTGGCGCGGCGGGACATTCGTCTGTCAAGACACCGGCGCTTGACGAACTTGCCACGCATGGGGCGTTCTTCGAAAATCACTATGCTGCCACTGCGCCGTGTTCACCGGCGCGTGCGTCGCTTTACACCGGGCTGTACCAGATGAACCACAGGGTGATTTGGAATGGTGCGCCGCTGGATGACCGGTTCGACAACATTGCCCGCGCCGCACGCCGGGCTGGATATCGGCCCTCTCTCTTTGGCTATACCGACACGTCCCCAGACCCCAGAACGCTTGCGCGTGCCGATCCAGACTTACAGAGCTACGAAGGAACGCTTCCCGGTTTTGAAGTGCAGCAGTCTCTCCCGGAGGATGATAAACCCTGGCTCTCGTGGCTTGCCTCGCGCGGTTACGATCGCCGGAGCCTGGACACAATTCATCACGTCGAGCCTGAGGCGGGTGAAAAGATATCCCTCGCGCCGACACGTTATCGCGCGAACGAGACGCAGACAGCTTTTCTCACCGAGGCCTTTCTGAATTGGCACGACGAACAAGAGCCGCAAGAAGCTTGGTTCGCGCATGTCTCGTTTCTGAGGCCACATCCGCCGATCTGCGTGCCAGAACCCTACAACACGATGTACGACCCGGAAGATGATGCGAGCTTTGCCGGGTCAGCGTCTGCTGACCTCGAAGCCGCAGTTCATCCATTGGCGGCGGCACTTCAAGCCAGCCAAAAGCTCTCACATTTCCCCGGCGCCAAAGGACTCGCGCGTGATCTCAGCCAGCGCGATCTCAGACGTTTAAGGGCCCTTTATTTTGGGATGATCTCCGAAGTCGATGCCCAGATCGGTCGTATACTCGAGCAGCTCAAAGCCTCCGGCGATTTCGAAAACACCCTGATTATCTTCACCTCAGACCACGCAGAGATGATGGGCGATCACTGCATGCTCGGCAAAGGGGGGTTCTTCCGGGAAAGCTATCATATCCCGCTGATCATCAAGCCACCTGCGGTTCAACAGGCAATCAGAGTTACCTCATTCACATCCGCGGTCGACATTTTCCCCACACTGCTGGAACTGCTCGATATTGAACCGAACCATGCACCTGATGGCGCTTCTCTGTTTCCCCTCGTCGAAGGAAATGCAACAGATCAGTGGCGTTCTGCAGCCATCTGGGAATATGACTATCGGTGGCTCGCGACCATTCCAGATGGCCTCACCGTGAGCTCTGACGGACGCGATCGCTCCCTGATATCAAGATATGACGGGACCTGGCAGTATGTGCATTTTGAAGCACTGCCCGCTTTGCTGCTGAAGCCGAACGAAACGCAATCGACGACGAATTTTGCGGATCAAGCCGGGACACTCTCCGTGCAAATGGAGGCCATGTCGGACCTTTTGCGTTTGCGCATGCGCCACAATGAAGAGACTCTCGCCAGAAAGCTTGTTTGGGATTTTTACCCGGCCGAATTCTAG
- the phnX gene encoding phosphonoacetaldehyde hydrolase, translated as MTKFKAVIFDWAGTMIDFGSFAPMGVFVKAFEKFGIAATIEQARAPMGAPKWDHIRAMMDDPDIAAQWTDKHGAAPTDADVDAVYKIFVPMNEEVVADFATLVPGAKEVVTWLRARGIKIGSTTGYTRSIMERVLPVAAAQGYEPDNLICADDLPEGRPGPIGMYQCFVDLVAYPPELVIKVDDTEPGIAEGVAAGCVTVGLALSGNYAGKTPEELAALPEAEVDTLRQFATEKLTAAGADHVIDTVADLPALIERLEQA; from the coding sequence ATGACAAAATTCAAGGCTGTCATCTTCGACTGGGCCGGCACGATGATTGATTTCGGCTCCTTTGCGCCGATGGGCGTTTTCGTCAAGGCCTTCGAAAAATTCGGCATTGCAGCGACGATCGAACAGGCGCGCGCTCCCATGGGAGCACCGAAGTGGGATCATATCCGCGCCATGATGGACGATCCCGACATTGCGGCCCAATGGACCGACAAGCACGGCGCAGCACCGACAGATGCAGATGTTGATGCGGTTTACAAGATCTTCGTACCGATGAATGAGGAAGTTGTAGCCGACTTCGCGACCCTGGTCCCCGGAGCGAAGGAAGTCGTCACCTGGCTAAGAGCACGCGGCATCAAGATTGGCTCGACCACCGGCTACACCCGCTCGATCATGGAGCGTGTGCTGCCGGTTGCCGCCGCTCAGGGATATGAGCCGGACAATCTGATCTGTGCGGACGACCTTCCCGAGGGACGACCAGGACCGATCGGCATGTACCAGTGTTTTGTTGATCTGGTGGCCTACCCGCCGGAGCTCGTGATCAAGGTGGATGATACCGAGCCGGGAATCGCGGAGGGGGTCGCAGCAGGTTGTGTAACGGTAGGCTTGGCGCTTTCCGGCAATTATGCCGGCAAAACACCTGAAGAACTCGCGGCACTGCCTGAGGCGGAGGTCGACACTCTGCGTCAGTTCGCGACCGAGAAGCTAACTGCGGCCGGAGCCGACCACGTCATTGATACGGTGGCAGACCTCCCAGCCTTGATTGAAAGGCTAGAGCAGGCATGA